A window of Pseudomonas mucidolens contains these coding sequences:
- a CDS encoding carbohydrate porin, with the protein MTNKTIVAVGLLSACALPGAQAASYSPNNFLLGDWNGERTRLHEQGVDFQLTYVNELAYNTQGGDEHKGTYSDQLMIDTNFDLQKLVGWQGASFRMTLSNRNGESLTAEAGTNTLLAAQEIYGYGSVTRLVQFYYQQALLDDRLVVKLGRLPMSGDVFPFSCKFQNLTFCGTVPGYITPNWFTWPVSQWGAAVAAKLTDELSLNASLYQVNPRFTENAQGLNFGSPSGTTGYLAVGELAWTPTLNGLPGSYRAGIWRNTGDFNDVYHDINGQPIGLTGNAPDQHDQASGFYAMAEQRVYQDPDNSARGLTLFANFIQSDRDVSYVEKVFHVGAFIRGPFAARPQDEIGLAIGRLEVNEQSAKRIRQQNAYTQPAPDTEYPVELYYGISVTPALTLRPNVQYVANPGGLSGDKSVVVFGLKTEVSF; encoded by the coding sequence ATGACCAACAAAACGATAGTTGCCGTCGGACTTTTGAGCGCCTGCGCATTGCCGGGTGCCCAGGCGGCCAGTTACTCGCCGAATAATTTTCTGCTGGGGGACTGGAACGGCGAACGCACTCGCTTGCATGAGCAGGGCGTGGATTTTCAGCTGACCTACGTTAACGAACTGGCCTACAACACCCAGGGCGGCGACGAGCACAAAGGGACTTACAGCGATCAGTTGATGATTGATACCAACTTTGATCTGCAGAAGTTGGTGGGCTGGCAAGGGGCGAGTTTTCGCATGACCTTGAGCAACCGCAATGGCGAAAGCCTGACTGCCGAGGCCGGGACCAACACGTTGCTGGCTGCCCAGGAAATCTACGGCTACGGCAGCGTTACCCGCCTGGTGCAGTTCTATTACCAGCAGGCGCTGCTGGATGATCGACTGGTGGTGAAACTCGGGCGCTTGCCAATGAGTGGCGATGTGTTCCCGTTTTCGTGCAAGTTTCAAAACCTGACGTTCTGCGGCACGGTGCCGGGTTACATCACTCCCAATTGGTTCACCTGGCCGGTCAGCCAGTGGGGGGCTGCGGTGGCGGCGAAACTGACTGATGAGCTGTCGCTCAATGCCTCGCTGTACCAGGTCAACCCTCGCTTCACCGAAAACGCCCAGGGCCTGAACTTCGGCAGTCCCTCGGGCACCACCGGTTATCTGGCGGTTGGCGAGTTGGCGTGGACGCCAACCCTGAACGGTCTGCCCGGCAGCTATCGGGCGGGGATCTGGCGCAATACCGGTGATTTCAACGATGTCTATCACGACATCAATGGCCAGCCCATCGGTCTGACCGGCAATGCGCCGGATCAGCACGATCAGGCCAGCGGGTTTTACGCGATGGCCGAGCAACGGGTTTATCAGGACCCGGACAACAGCGCTCGCGGCCTGACCCTGTTCGCCAACTTCATCCAGTCGGATCGCGACGTGTCCTACGTGGAAAAAGTCTTTCACGTCGGCGCGTTTATCCGCGGTCCGTTTGCCGCGCGCCCTCAGGATGAGATCGGCCTGGCGATTGGTCGTCTTGAGGTGAATGAACAATCCGCCAAGCGTATCCGTCAGCAAAACGCTTACACCCAACCGGCGCCTGACACCGAATACCCGGTGGAGTTGTACTACGGCATCAGCGTGACACCAGCCCTGACGCTGCGACCGAATGTGCAATACGTGGCCAATCCCGGTGGGTTGAGCGGGGATAAAAGCGTGGTGGTGTTTGGCCTGAAAACCGAGGTCAGTTTCTAA